In one window of Ovis aries strain OAR_USU_Benz2616 breed Rambouillet chromosome 3, ARS-UI_Ramb_v3.0, whole genome shotgun sequence DNA:
- the CCDC65 gene encoding dynein regulatory complex subunit 2 has product MSKKGKKAKVPLSDEEQLLLFQQKLLAEEEMAKKKERLLNQFLKDKLAKEEHNSALNLNKINTQWRTVLREVKTKELHKDIEILSQTFERVVDCKDSVIKSLAKDLSEAEEQHAHALRSHLHSIDQLLALQRCRLSLLEENYNMELEALTKEFETERKTIIDQHEKEIHYLQDVFMAMEQNYIDSEYESKLEFQSMWDDLKNKNLEEKHFLRLQLENIVEDLWRRFQDALKNYTDATEDRKIAFETLKVKDEKSSKEIEAQMKKIQKLQDSIIILKGKILVHSRESEEQNQDIREDKELVLVQLRKLKAQRTQARGIAQENLVKLTLESNATLKALREIVNKGEKILKLAEICRKFETEEEKVLPFYSSVLTPKEQEEIETMDLEEFNEELGKVIMDYKGMENFWKRYNKVKLEQLSLRHRRAQLLEINEKLREMLRQYLDGISVSDEVLSQLNPLFIVNHRSNLPQLLPTPTAQPGDKKPPATYSIIEAAHVVSHTL; this is encoded by the exons ATGtctaagaaagggaaaaaagccaAGGTGCCGTTGTCGGATGAGGAGCAGCTCCTTCTGTTTCAGCAGAAGTtgctggcagaggaggagatggccaaGAAGAAAGAGAGGCTTCTGAACCAGTTCTTGAAG GACAAGCTGGCCAAGGAGGAGCACAACAGTGCTCTGAACCTTAATAAGATTAACACACAGTGGAGAACGGTCCTTCGGGAAGTCAAGACGAAAGAGCTTCATAAGGACATTGAGATCCTCAGCCAAACATTTGAACGAGTGGTGGACTGCAAGGACAGTGTCATCAAG TCTTTAGCAAAGGACCTGTCAGAAGCCGAGGAGCAGCACGCCCACGCCCTGCGCAGCCACTTGCACAGCATCGACCAGCTCTTGGCCCTGCAGAGATGCCGGCTCAGCCTCCTCGAGGAAAATTACAACATGGAGCTGGAGGCCCTAACCAAGGAGTTTGAGACTGAAAG GAAAACAATTATTGACCAACATGAAAAAGAGATTCACTACCTACAAGATGTCTTCATGGCCATGGAGCAGAACTACATAGATTCTGAATATGAAAGCAAGCTGGAGTTCCAGAGCATGTGGGATGATCTGAAAAACAAG AATTTAGAAGAGAAGCACTTTCTAAGACTGCAACTGGAGAACATAGTAGAAGATCTGTGGAGAAGGTTCCAGGATGCACTCAAGAATTACACTGATGCTACAGAGGATCGAAAGATTGCCTTCGAGACTCTCAAGGTGAAGGACGAAAAAAGCTCCAAAGAGATTGAAGcacagatgaaaaaaatacagaaactacAG GAttccatcattattttaaaaggaaagatcCTGGTGCACAGCCGCGAGAGTGAAGAACAGAATCAGGACATTCGTGAAGACAAGGAGTTGGTCCTGGTACAACTGCGAAAACTTAAGGCCCAGAGGACTCAGGCCCGGGGAATAGCACAGGAGAACTTAGTCAAACTCACCCTGGAAAGCAATGCTACCCTCAAGGCCCTGAGGGAGATTGTCAACAAG GGTGAAAAGATTCTTAAACTTGCTGAAATATGTAGGAAATTTGAAACAGAAGAAGAGAAAGTGCTGCCTTTTTATTCATCGGTGTTGACTCCCAAGGAGCAGGAAGAGATAGAGACAATGGACCTAGAGGAGTTTAATGAAGAGCTTGGAAAG GTGATAATGGACTACAAAGGGATGGAGAATTTCTGGAAAAGGTACAACAAAGTGAaactggagcaactgagccttcGGCACAGACGTGCTCAGTTGTTAGAAATCAATGAGAAGCTGCGGGAGATGCTCAGGCAATACTTGGACGGCATCTCTGTGAGTGATGAAGTGCTGAGCCAGCTCAACCCACTCTTCATCGTCAATCACCGCAGCAACTTACCCCAGCTCCTGCCCACGCCCACAGCCCAGCCAGGTGACAAAAAACCTCCAGCCACTTACAGCATCATTGAAGCGGCCCATGTGGTCTCCCACACCCTGTGA
- the FKBP11 gene encoding peptidyl-prolyl cis-trans isomerase FKBP11, producing MTLRPSLLPLRLLLLLLLRGAVCQAEAGSETESPVRTLQVETLVEPPEPCAEPAAFGDTLHIHYSGSLVDGRIFDTSLTRDPLVIELGQKQVIPGLEQSLLDMCVGEKRRVIIPSHLAYGKRGFPPSIPADAELHFDVELIALIRANYWQKLVKGIFPLVGMAMVPALLGLIGYHLYRKASSPKISKKKLKEEKRNKSKKK from the exons ATGACTCTGCGCCCCTCACTTCTCCCGCtccgactgctgctgctgctgctgctcaggggGGCGGTGTGCCAGGCGGAGGCTGGGTCCGAAACCGAAAGTCCTGTCCGGACCCTCCAAGTGGAGACCCTG GTGGAGCCCCCCGAGCCCTGTGCTGAGCCTGCTGCCTTTGGAGACACGCTTCACATACACTACTCG ggcagCCTGGTAGATGGACGCATCTTTGACACGTCTCTGACCAGAGACCCTCTGGTTATAGAACTTGGCCAAAAGCAGGTGATACCAG GTCTGGAGCAGAGCCTTCTAGACATGTGTGTGGG AGAGAAGCGAAGGGTAATCATTCCTTCTCACCTGGCCTATGGAAAACGGGGATTTCCACCATCTATTCCAG CGGATGCAGAGCTGCATTTTGACGTGGAACTGATTGCGCTGATCCGAGCCAACTACTGGCAGAAGCTGGTGAAGGGCATTTTCCCTCTGGTAGGCATGGCCATGGTGCCAGCCCTCCTGGGCCTTATTGGGTATCATCTATACAGAAAGGCCAGCAGTCCTAAAATCTCCAAAAAGAAGCTCAAGGAAGAGAAACGAAACaagagcaaaaagaaataa